Proteins from a single region of Scytonema millei VB511283:
- a CDS encoding calcium-binding protein, producing the protein MAIFRGTINNDTLTGTVGDDQIYGLAGDDTLQGSSGNDRLYGEDGNDYLYGDKGSDRIFGGNGDDHLQGGDGDDYIEGGEGSDYTEGGNGNDYLVGGNESEALWGDSGNDKVFGQSGNDYIHGGDGEDYLEGGEGNDEVSGDSGNDRLYGNIGNDFLNGGGDRDILEGGDGNDYLVGGGGKDTLYAGAGDDFLAGGYDSVVGFGGNDYIGGKNDIDLLFGGAGKDTFGINYSTDDGNPTTDGRRDYSLIKDFNPQEDTIRLNGAKSNYILKPSPQGLPQGTAIYFDKPGSQPDELLAIVENKSGLKLSDRYFTTTAEDNFYGTVQDDYFDAGVGNDSVRAFDGNDTLLGGDNDDFIVGDKGNDTISGGNGNDSLLGTTPFSPMDSDFVSGDRPNPQVLGKGQIDTLTGGAGKDNFWLGESLSGKYYSSYRYYDDDNASTVGNNDYALITDFNLQEDRITLIGQPTDYLLKATSDSLPVGTGIYINKPGNEPDELIGIVKDISPTKLNLGNSYFFYTNPEPIVIPS; encoded by the coding sequence ATGGCGATATTTAGAGGCACGATAAATAACGACACGTTAACTGGAACTGTAGGCGACGACCAAATCTATGGTTTAGCTGGGGATGACACTTTGCAAGGCAGTTCGGGCAACGATCGCCTCTACGGTGAAGACGGAAACGATTACCTCTATGGCGACAAAGGTAGCGATCGCATATTTGGTGGGAACGGTGACGACCATCTTCAGGGGGGTGACGGTGACGACTACATTGAAGGGGGTGAGGGTAGCGACTATACAGAGGGTGGTAACGGCAACGACTATTTAGTTGGAGGGAATGAGAGTGAAGCTTTATGGGGAGACTCTGGAAACGACAAAGTTTTCGGTCAGAGTGGCAATGACTACATTCATGGAGGTGATGGTGAAGACTATTTAGAAGGGGGTGAGGGTAACGACGAAGTTTCAGGCGATAGCGGAAACGACAGGCTTTATGGCAATATCGGCAATGATTTTCTAAATGGTGGGGGCGATCGCGACATTTTAGAAGGTGGCGATGGAAACGACTACCTAGTAGGCGGCGGAGGCAAAGACACGCTATATGCTGGCGCTGGTGATGACTTTCTCGCTGGGGGTTACGATTCTGTCGTTGGTTTTGGCGGAAATGACTATATTGGTGGCAAAAACGATATCGATTTGTTATTTGGCGGTGCGGGAAAAGACACTTTTGGGATCAATTACAGTACCGACGATGGCAATCCAACCACAGACGGCAGGCGAGATTACAGTTTAATCAAAGATTTCAATCCCCAAGAAGATACGATCCGGCTGAACGGTGCTAAAAGTAACTATATTCTGAAACCATCTCCTCAAGGTTTACCTCAAGGCACGGCAATTTATTTTGACAAACCAGGCAGTCAACCGGACGAACTGCTGGCAATTGTAGAAAACAAATCGGGATTGAAACTGAGCGATCGCTACTTTACTACCACTGCTGAGGACAATTTCTACGGCACTGTGCAAGACGATTATTTTGACGCTGGAGTAGGAAATGATTCCGTCAGGGCATTTGACGGTAACGATACCTTATTAGGTGGCGATAACGACGATTTTATTGTTGGCGACAAAGGCAACGATACTATCTCAGGTGGTAATGGTAATGATTCACTTTTAGGAACAACTCCATTTAGTCCGATGGATTCAGATTTCGTCAGTGGCGATCGTCCCAATCCGCAAGTTCTGGGCAAAGGACAGATAGACACTCTTACAGGTGGTGCAGGTAAAGATAACTTTTGGCTGGGCGAGTCATTAAGCGGTAAGTATTATTCTTCCTATCGCTACTACGACGATGACAACGCTTCAACTGTTGGCAACAATGACTATGCGTTAATTACGGACTTTAACCTTCAAGAGGACAGGATTACACTGATCGGACAACCGACTGACTATCTACTAAAAGCAACCTCTGATAGTTTACCCGTAGGTACGGGAATATACATCAACAAACCTGGAAATGAACCAGACGAACTCATTGGCATCGTTAAAGATATATCACCAACGAAGCTCAATTTGGGCAATTCCTACTTTTTCTACACCAACCCCGAACCCATTGTTATTCCAAGTTAA
- a CDS encoding DUF1995 family protein produces MTEFPKTLEQAIAQAAVATSAAIADGYSRLQVELAIPELKPMSVAEQFLAEFTQFGSQLKVFFPDAGAAALARRDWGEVPFKIVDIGTRSPLEEKIEPEDGALLFVSPSAVEVERVEKLCELATCPTLMLNPRLEDVAIVGIGYAGRQLRTRFLNNIESCYYLRPIENISVFRSYPGEWQIWQEVEEEFQLIAEQPTKPMGDEIDAILYGDTSQSNPTDTTNTSGARKPGIFASMQRFLRTLSR; encoded by the coding sequence ATGACAGAATTTCCCAAAACACTAGAACAGGCGATCGCCCAAGCAGCAGTAGCCACTTCAGCGGCAATCGCGGATGGATATTCTCGCCTGCAAGTGGAGTTAGCGATCCCAGAACTCAAACCGATGTCTGTTGCCGAGCAATTTTTAGCAGAATTTACCCAGTTCGGCTCCCAACTTAAGGTGTTTTTTCCCGATGCGGGTGCGGCGGCGCTAGCACGGCGGGATTGGGGAGAAGTACCATTTAAAATTGTCGATATCGGCACGCGATCGCCTCTGGAAGAAAAGATCGAACCAGAGGATGGGGCTTTGTTATTTGTTTCGCCTTCTGCGGTAGAAGTCGAACGGGTAGAAAAGTTGTGTGAGTTAGCGACATGTCCTACACTGATGCTCAATCCTCGTTTGGAAGATGTGGCGATCGTCGGGATTGGTTACGCTGGAAGACAATTACGCACTCGCTTTCTCAATAATATTGAATCTTGTTACTATCTGCGCCCAATTGAAAACATCTCCGTGTTCCGTTCCTACCCTGGTGAATGGCAAATTTGGCAGGAAGTAGAAGAAGAGTTTCAGTTAATTGCCGAACAACCGACAAAACCAATGGGCGATGAAATTGATGCTATTCTCTACGGAGATACAAGTCAATCGAATCCCACTGACACTACTAATACGTCTGGAGCGAGAAAACCAGGTATTTTCGCCAGTATGCAAAGGTTTTTACGGACTCTAAGTCGCTAA
- a CDS encoding cysteine desulfurase family protein: protein MQIYLDYSATTPTRLEAIATMQAVLTQQWGNPSSLHEWGGRAATVLEQARMQVAGLVNARNAESIIFTSGGTEADNLAIMGVAQRYSSPQHMIISSVEHSAIAEPARLLERWGWQVTRLPVDANGCVNPDRLQAALQPNTVLVSIIYGQSEVGTIQPIEALGKITRSHGALFHTDAVQVAGRLPIDLQQLPVDLLSLSSHKIYGPQGVGALYIRPGVKLVPLLGGGGQESKLRSGTQAVPIIAGFGTAAELAVQEMPTETSRLVLLRDRLFAQLADVPQLVPTGDRQSRLPHHASFYMKGADGEKVSGKTMVRQMNLAGIGISAGSACHSGKLSPSPILLAMGYDRAAALSGIRLTLGRETTAADIDWTATVLKQILERLIPVKLQLTVNS, encoded by the coding sequence ATGCAGATTTATCTCGACTACAGCGCGACAACGCCGACTCGTTTAGAGGCGATCGCGACTATGCAAGCAGTGTTGACTCAACAATGGGGTAACCCATCTAGCTTGCATGAGTGGGGCGGACGCGCTGCAACAGTATTGGAACAAGCTAGAATGCAGGTGGCTGGCTTAGTCAACGCCCGTAACGCCGAGTCAATTATCTTCACTTCCGGTGGTACGGAAGCAGATAACTTGGCAATTATGGGGGTTGCTCAACGCTATAGTAGTCCCCAGCACATGATTATTTCTAGCGTCGAACACTCGGCGATCGCAGAGCCAGCGCGGTTACTAGAACGGTGGGGTTGGCAGGTGACTCGTTTACCAGTAGATGCCAACGGGTGCGTAAATCCCGATCGCTTGCAAGCAGCACTTCAACCAAATACAGTTTTAGTTTCAATCATTTACGGTCAAAGTGAAGTTGGAACGATACAACCAATTGAGGCTTTGGGCAAGATAACCCGTTCTCACGGCGCATTGTTTCACACCGATGCCGTCCAAGTTGCCGGACGCTTACCTATAGATCTGCAACAGTTACCCGTAGATTTATTATCCCTTTCCAGTCATAAAATCTACGGTCCTCAAGGAGTGGGAGCGCTTTATATTCGTCCTGGAGTGAAGTTAGTGCCGTTACTGGGTGGTGGCGGGCAAGAATCGAAACTGCGATCGGGAACGCAAGCAGTACCAATTATTGCTGGTTTTGGCACTGCCGCAGAACTCGCCGTTCAAGAAATGCCCACGGAAACATCGCGCTTGGTGTTATTGCGCGATCGCTTGTTTGCTCAATTGGCTGACGTGCCTCAACTAGTTCCTACAGGCGATCGCCAGTCACGTCTACCGCACCACGCTAGTTTCTACATGAAAGGCGCAGATGGCGAAAAAGTCAGCGGCAAAACTATGGTGCGGCAAATGAATTTAGCGGGAATTGGTATCAGTGCAGGTTCTGCTTGTCATAGTGGGAAGCTTTCCCCTAGTCCAATATTACTAGCGATGGGATATGACAGAGCTGCGGCTTTGAGTGGAATTCGCTTAACTCTAGGTAGAGAAACCACAGCAGCCGATATTGACTGGACGGCAACAGTACTTAAGCAAATTTTAGAGCGTCTCATACCTGTAAAATTGCAGTTAACAGTTAACAGTTAA
- a CDS encoding glyoxalase-like domain protein: MVTAVSSTSFLLPPTLGAFLPSLPLDSLFSTQGIMVMLLAAYAVAMWMFLTSAPKVYTVMVSDLEIARQLYEGMLNLPAAEVPLHYYYNYEQTLGAAGTIDPYYISPSPSFSSTKGFNGPDGLWYQLKKNTQLHIITGASLGKKNQQRHVCFDRECLEQVLMRVEMMNLKHKILSQKPLNFLVKDLDGQIIEMAEVSN, encoded by the coding sequence ATGGTTACAGCAGTGAGTTCGACATCGTTTCTGCTTCCGCCTACTTTAGGTGCTTTTTTGCCCTCCCTACCCCTGGATAGCCTCTTCTCTACACAGGGGATCATGGTGATGCTACTAGCAGCCTATGCGGTTGCTATGTGGATGTTTCTCACCAGCGCCCCGAAAGTCTATACCGTTATGGTATCTGACTTAGAGATTGCCCGTCAGCTTTACGAAGGAATGCTCAATCTCCCCGCTGCCGAAGTTCCTTTGCATTATTACTACAACTACGAGCAAACCTTGGGCGCAGCTGGAACGATCGATCCTTACTACATCTCTCCTAGCCCCAGTTTCAGCAGCACCAAAGGATTTAACGGTCCCGATGGATTGTGGTATCAACTCAAGAAAAACACCCAACTCCACATCATTACCGGAGCTAGCTTAGGGAAGAAAAACCAGCAGCGCCATGTCTGTTTCGATCGCGAGTGTTTGGAACAAGTCTTGATGCGGGTGGAAATGATGAATTTAAAACACAAAATTCTCAGCCAGAAACCATTGAACTTTTTGGTCAAAGATCTTGACGGACAGATCATTGAGATGGCAGAAGTGTCTAATTAG
- a CDS encoding DUF2267 domain-containing protein, with protein MTIPLREDVAYIILKKINETGQELHPVKFTADDFIGREPTKAELLGHLDYLNQKQYIKAEFSGNAYGNQEDVPDAVNPKEVDFRVANTFGASDGPLPHLITFKQAELTEKGRRMLEKMEAKPPEELKEGPSVPIATKDMPFLEKVMLKSGLEDLFDARDVTEVVYRVMRDLMTTEASDRVADELHKEVLPTDDKALKMEIAELWNDTNPIVRFLSRIRPPFYHSDSSDITNVNDNRFLARVKGEAPTAKTAFDLDTEQVVKAVFSATKDELSEERVKEIANCLPPRVRQMWETA; from the coding sequence ATGACCATTCCATTAAGAGAAGATGTTGCCTACATTATTTTGAAAAAAATCAATGAAACTGGGCAAGAATTGCATCCAGTAAAATTTACTGCTGATGACTTTATCGGTCGCGAACCAACAAAAGCCGAACTATTAGGACACTTAGATTATCTGAATCAAAAGCAGTATATTAAGGCTGAATTTAGTGGGAATGCGTACGGTAACCAGGAAGATGTTCCCGATGCTGTAAATCCCAAAGAGGTTGATTTTAGAGTTGCTAATACCTTTGGTGCTTCTGATGGACCTTTGCCGCATTTAATTACTTTCAAGCAGGCAGAGTTGACAGAAAAAGGTCGTCGGATGTTGGAGAAAATGGAGGCAAAACCTCCAGAAGAATTAAAAGAAGGACCATCGGTTCCTATTGCGACGAAAGATATGCCTTTCCTAGAGAAAGTCATGCTGAAAAGCGGACTTGAAGACCTTTTTGATGCTAGAGATGTCACAGAAGTCGTCTATCGCGTCATGCGCGATTTAATGACAACGGAAGCATCAGATAGAGTTGCAGACGAACTGCACAAAGAGGTACTTCCCACAGATGATAAAGCTTTAAAAATGGAAATAGCTGAGTTGTGGAATGATACCAATCCCATCGTTCGCTTTTTGAGTAGAATTCGTCCACCTTTTTACCACTCAGACAGTTCTGACATTACTAACGTTAATGACAATCGCTTCTTGGCACGGGTTAAAGGTGAAGCACCAACAGCAAAAACTGCCTTCGATTTAGATACCGAACAAGTAGTTAAAGCTGTATTTTCTGCTACCAAGGATGAACTATCGGAAGAAAGAGTTAAAGAAATTGCTAACTGCTTACCTCCAAGAGTTCGGCAAATGTGGGAAACAGCTTAG
- a CDS encoding DUF998 domain-containing protein has product MHLRGVEGTLTDTMHAILTGVGVLFMLLAIGFAATAFGKRFRFYSIATILILLVFGIVAGLDGSRLAANLPTPWMGVWERINIFSYMLWVVVLAIMVLRIQGTVAPDDSDGRSNFGSVGS; this is encoded by the coding sequence ATGCACCTACGTGGGGTCGAGGGAACGCTTACGGATACCATGCACGCAATTCTCACGGGTGTGGGCGTTCTCTTCATGCTGCTCGCCATAGGGTTCGCGGCTACTGCATTCGGAAAGCGGTTTCGCTTTTACTCCATCGCGACAATCCTGATACTTCTCGTGTTTGGCATTGTGGCAGGGTTGGACGGTTCCCGGCTGGCGGCAAACTTGCCTACGCCGTGGATGGGAGTTTGGGAGCGTATTAACATCTTTAGCTACATGCTATGGGTTGTGGTGCTGGCTATCATGGTCTTACGCATCCAAGGTACTGTAGCCCCAGATGACTCCGACGGGAGAAGTAATTTTGGATCGGTTGGTTCTTGA